GGGAGATCAGAAGGTGGAACAAGGACTTATCAAGTGGTTTCAATTGCCTGAAGAGGATGCCACCTAGGAGGATAGAAGTTTTATCACTGCTCAATTTCCAGAACAGCCACTTTCTTGGGGACAAGAAAGTGCTGAAGGAAGGGGTATTGTTACATACTATAGAAGAAAGTATAATAGTAATAGGAAGGGGAATATTGGCGGGAAAGGAGCTAGAGTGTATAACTGATTCTGTAACAGAATTGGTAACTGCTATGTTTGACTTTAGAGAAAGTAGTTACTGAGTTGAGATATAAATTCTCAACAAGCTAATCTGTAGATTCATTCAAGAATTATCACAGAAATAATAATTCTCAATTTTCTCTCAACTATCTctctattctctctctctcttctctctctctcttctctaatTTTCTCTACTTCTCTTATAATTCTGTGTTAGGGTTCCTTAACCCTAACAGTGTGGTTGGTTTGAAGTTCTAAGGAGCCCTTAGAATTGCAAACTCAAGTAAGCTTTAGTCACCTTCTTGGATCCCACTTCTTCAATTAATGCATTAATTCGGAATGGAGGTCTAAACTCTTGAGTCATTCGGTAGTTCATGACAGAAAATTCACCATCTGGCGCTACCTGTCAGAGAGAAGTACTACAGTCTCAATAAAGTTGTCAGGTAAGTGAAAGGCATATTAGAAGAAATACACCAAATATATTGAACCATCCAATTGACACGCACCATAGCCAAAGTCCTGTCAATGTCAAAACTATCAAGATGTACTGATTCATGGAAATTACAATTGTCCAGAATCAGTGTCCCTGCTCCAGATGAACTACCGTAGTCTGTTGCAGAAAGCAGCACAGCAATTTTCATGCATTGAGGAAGTGACAAGTTAGAAAATAATCTTAGAAACTTTCTTTTCAGTATACAGACAATGCAAACCAGTCAACACTCACAATTGTTTTGAACTACATCATATACTGTCTTCTACAAATAAGAGTGAAAAATCAAAATGCAAGCAGAGGGTGGTAATTGTTAAATAAGCATCCCCTGCAAAAGGCTGTCTTAAACTGTAAGATGGTGAAAGATATGGCTTGACACTTCAAATAAAGAATGTGCCTCACTCTCACCGGTAGTGCAAAACCAAGAGCCAGAAGCCATCACAATGTTCCAagggtcaaaaaaaaaaaaaaaatactatagaTTATAGGCATACCATGGATTGACCTTCCACCTCTTCCTATACTTAGTTCTTCATTTAAAGCAAGCCGAATCTCAGGGTTGCCAGTAAGGTAACTCTTCATTTGGATCGTGCCATCAATCTCAGAAGTAAGTATGTATCCCTGTATGCCCAACATTAaattaataagataaaaaaaaggctgaaatgaatgaaaatgatggatttatttattactttattttttattattattattattactttttttttttttttgggggggggggggggggggttgtgtTAATTTAACACTTTTTGCCAATGGATTGTCTGAGAAGTGTGACTATAGATAATGTAGCACTCattaacattttttttaataattacgaTGTTTCTTAAACACTCACACTAGCGCTGAATGTGACACTTATTTTCTCGATTACATCTACAAAAATTTCCTCTCTATTCCTGCCACGAGGTTCATTGGCTAAAACAGATTTGGTTACAGCTGTTGCAGGCATTCTTTTGGCCCCTTGCTGCAgcaagaaaatttacaaatttaattaaatatgtaaGCCAATTAAAAAAGAGTGCACCAGTATGTAATTGCTTATAATCAATACCACAAAGATGGAAGCAGGACCAAGGCTGGGCAAACATGCAGCATCAATCATGATTGGCTCATTAAATACAAAGGATTTCAGAACCTCAGTTGATGTTGTTTGAACATAACCAAAATCCTGGAACAAATTACTCAAATCAGAATGTACAGTTTACAAGGAACAACAATTTATCAGATTATTATGGAAAACATTTCAAGTAAAAAATCATACATATAACTCAAGCATtgcaataagaaaaattttacaacTTGCAAAGTAAGAATTATGAAACTGAGTCTATTAGTCTAGCAACAAACTTTTGACATTAATTGACGATGCGTTGCTTAGATAAATTTTCCTTACTGCTGCTAGAAATATCTGATAATAGGGAAAGGATgtttcaaaaaaagaaaaaatcttcAAAACATATTTTCCTGCTAATGTCATTTGTCTAGTCATATATAAGAACAGAGGAAAAACATTGTTGAGTTTCTGTGCATAGGGACAGAAATTCTCCAATACATTATGCTTTCCCAATCCAACACACTGATATTAAAAGATGGCCATGAAGGTAGTGGCGGAACTAGGAATTAGCGTTAAGGGGGCGaaaatcttataatttttttccctatTGTGACAAATGAGTAGTCACTCTCAATTTGAGTTAAAATAATAACTTCTAAATTTTGAGAACCCATTTTCCATAAAATACGCATAAGTAATTTTAGCTTTACTCATGATGTTAACTTCTTAATTTTActaacttaaaattttattaatttacaattcaaacataAACATAATTACAAAAGtaataacttaaaattttatgaaaagttttaaaatttcgcAATTTACACATGCATATATTTACAAGAATAAAATACAAgttgttaaaaattaataaaaatttccaTCAAAATTTTCATCCATCTAttttaaatatcaattttaataaaaaacctataaattaaaattatcaacTTTAATTATGGAATAGAATGAAAAGAAAAAGTAAGGAATAATAAAGAGAATggataaaaaagaaattaagttGAGCAATTGTAGAGAGGAATCACTGCAATAATAGCAAAATTCGCCTTAATTGTATGTTAATTGTAACTTGAGTTTTGAGGTATCGAACTTTAAAGTTTTTAAGAGTATAGATATAAGCATAAGCAATTATGAGATGGGTTGGTTATTTTGAATCATGAAATGGGCAAATATCAAATTATGGAGAACAATTGgtcttaatattaaaaaaaaaaaaaaattgactagGAGGGGCAACATTCAATGGGTTTGAAATATTCAGAAAAGTGATAGAAACAGAAAATTGGTATTGGGAATGACTTTCAAATATTATCAGCATTAGTTAGATAATGGCAATGCACTAAGCATCTAAACTCGGCCAAGCATCTAACTATCCAAGCCATCCATTTGTGACTTCAATTTCGTTTCTGCACCATCTGTTCTACCTCTAGTGGCATCCTTTTCTAGGTCTCttattgaacaaaaaaaaaacacttaCAATCATTTCATCCAGCAGCTCATACACGAGCACAAAATTTTTGCGCAGTGACtcttcattgagaacaccaaggtAATCTTTGATTACACGtgcatttctttgaagaaattcCAGAACAAGTGAAGGTGAGATATTAACTCTTGTTGTTGCAACAAATAGCAACCCAGCAACCTTCACATGAAAGTAGTTCACACCATCCACATTCTATCAATGACAAAGATAAGCAAAGATGATTTTAGCATGTGCTGGAGAAAGAAAATAAACATTCAATCATAAATTAACTAATATCTCTGAAAATAATACTTGATAGGGTATCTTCCTTAACATGGCTGTAGGATCACTATCAGGACATAATGATTGTTAGGAATACTACATTTTAGTACGTATGAACAACAACCACTCTAGCCATAATCATTAATACTAGTTATTAATTAGTATAATTGATTCTTCCCCATTTGAACAACAGCATCAATTTTCTCGAAAAAGGAATACAGGGCAAAACGAGCCAGATTTCTCAACCAGTCTCTGCCATACTAGTAGGCAGTAGCATATCATTAGTCATCGGTCATCAGTAAACAAAATTCTAGGAGATGCCATGGCAAGTATTACAGATGTTAGATATCTAGTGTGCGAAAAATAGAAATAGCAGaaactaatttaaataataataataataagaagaagcTAATCTCATCCTAGAATGCATGGTCACATATACAAATATATAGATTAAGCATACTTAATATTAGTATTTGGTAAGAAAATACCTACAAAGACAGGTGGAGCGTCCCCTTCTTCATCCTCTTTCCAAAACTTAACTTTGCGGAAAAATATTTCAGCAGTTGCTTTGGGCACTTCACCACGATCTGCATGTTGGTTCAAGAACATTAATTATATCTTCAACTATAAAGCTCCCAACTTCTTCCTAGGTATATCCACCCTGCACAACTAAAATCAAACATTTTTATTTGTTCCTTTGGTTCAAAAACTGGAGACCTCACACGATTTCATTACCACTGGATTCTTTGGTAACTAATATCAAACATTAATTATCActtcttcatcatcatcttcCACTCTAGTTCCATCAGAAACAATTGAATAATCTTAATTAAtagctaattttattaatatttgagaattaaaagagaaaagcAGCTAGCGCAAAGATGAAGAGGGTAAAGAGAGACTTAACAGTCACGGAAGACGATGCTATCGCCTCTCTGAGAGAGCACGAACAACTGCGAGATCATGGTTTCAAATCTTCGATTATCACTTTCCTTTGTGCTCTCATTTTAATTTAGGGGGGTGAGCTTTTAGGTCCTGTAGCGAGGAGAAAAATCGTAATTGAAACCTACGCTTTTAAGCCCCACGTTGCCATGTGAGGCAGCACACGTCCTTCTCGACTTTGGCGTGGAACTCGTGACTTGTCCGTTGCCACTTCTTAAGAACCCGG
This is a stretch of genomic DNA from Hevea brasiliensis isolate MT/VB/25A 57/8 chromosome 12, ASM3005281v1, whole genome shotgun sequence. It encodes these proteins:
- the LOC110658632 gene encoding AP-4 complex subunit mu, encoding MISQLFVLSQRGDSIVFRDYRGEVPKATAEIFFRKVKFWKEDEEGDAPPVFNVDGVNYFHVKVAGLLFVATTRVNISPSLVLEFLQRNARVIKDYLGVLNEESLRKNFVLVYELLDEMIDFGYVQTTSTEVLKSFVFNEPIMIDAACLPSLGPASIFVQGAKRMPATAVTKSVLANEPRGRNREEIFVDVIEKISVTFSASGYILTSEIDGTIQMKSYLTGNPEIRLALNEELSIGRGGRSIHDYGSSSGAGTLILDNCNFHESVHLDSFDIDRTLAMVAPDGEFSVMNYRMTQEFRPPFRINALIEEVGSKKVTKAYLSLQF